In a genomic window of Thiosocius teredinicola:
- a CDS encoding DUF2339 domain-containing protein — protein MKVTLILGGLILGAWIGESIEAAALGVLLALVASLLPLQSEVRRLRDILEETHSHYREALAKLSDRIRVLEETAQNAQGDVEPEREVQTDAADLAEQSETEAPKLEPHSEPLKAANDAPPQPRPDIVSAPPSTDTAVVGETAGETADESMQAGSETSYENVTLSSAAKASLERRHDGAQTTTYNNEVPVPLLERAFVRARDWLLGGNTVLRVGAVLLFLGLAFLLRYASERVVVAIEYRYIGVTLSALALLGLGWWLRERKPNYALIVQGTGVAILYLTVFAAMRLHPLLSAQVAFSLLVGITAFSAVLAVAQNSLSMATAAALGGFSAPILASTGSGNHVALFSYFVLLNTGIFAIAWFKAWRLLNLIGVIGTFGIGLAWGLRSYEPSLYASTQPFLIVFFLMYVAIGLLFARRKLLDARGFDEDVSRDEVLRWSVRQTDYVDGSVLLGAPIVGFGLQYGVVQHIEFGAAFSALAMGLFYLLLARWLSARVADRAMLLVETCLALGVVFGTLAIPLAFDADWTSAAWAVEGAGLYWLGVRQQRIVARVFALLMQAGAALAYLSTLQFGQDTLLQGSALGALMVGAALLFSHDLLRRRGADQSPPWEYALLPALATGGLAFVYLIPPLSFATQGTQIGWALAGLATLLAGLKIGSTVFLYAAFAIQLLAGVVFAAGIQINPDSTASVLTSGSGGMLSALLVGFSMIAGMVLAVNQQLVLGNRHLRSGLGAALLVGLLIVNLAVLFALPWRTATAVWGGSGLLIIWLGLALQHRPSFLFGLALEAVAGVAFLSDSAIHDLNFSTIGLSPLAHAGFWTPVVLALAALVGSLRLYRASVRDRGATLGTLDLEKLSWLLLLWGVAWWGFATVTEILRFAPSTLHHALILMATAASVVLAAWFAPRLRWPGLAVASLVQLPIAIASIAVYWHLLYQPFADLGWAGWAAVVLAHFWSLHRLESILPRRLLAWSHVIGVWLILAVLALQLRYAFYALAEQYNAWRWLGWALVPSIYLAAAATQRPLPWPVSAWPREYRAIAALPVAVLLLGWFWLVNLISDGSAEPLPYVPVLNPLELGMLLVLAAVVRWVPTGFGHNERSMPIRRRWLEVAVGASLFALATMAVLRSAHHWGGVAFDSQSLLASMRVQAGLSIVWTLIALGLMIAGHLRTRRDVWVVGATLIAIVVVKLFFVELGNSGGLERIVSFIGVGVLLLIIGYFAPLPPRLADSDDAQEQSNTENTQA, from the coding sequence GTGAAAGTGACCCTGATATTGGGCGGACTCATCTTAGGCGCCTGGATCGGAGAATCGATCGAAGCCGCTGCGCTGGGCGTGTTGCTTGCGCTGGTGGCCTCTCTCCTACCACTGCAATCCGAAGTTCGCCGGCTGCGCGACATACTGGAGGAAACGCACAGTCATTACCGCGAAGCCCTCGCAAAGCTCAGTGACCGCATCCGGGTATTGGAGGAGACAGCGCAAAACGCTCAAGGGGATGTCGAACCCGAGCGCGAGGTGCAGACAGATGCGGCCGACCTCGCGGAACAGTCAGAAACTGAAGCACCCAAACTCGAACCGCATTCCGAGCCATTGAAGGCCGCGAACGACGCACCGCCGCAGCCCCGACCGGATATCGTCAGCGCGCCGCCCTCGACAGACACCGCCGTAGTTGGCGAAACGGCGGGCGAAACGGCGGACGAGTCCATGCAGGCCGGCAGCGAAACATCTTACGAGAATGTCACGCTGTCGAGCGCGGCCAAGGCAAGCCTTGAGCGGCGCCACGACGGCGCCCAAACGACGACGTACAACAATGAGGTGCCGGTACCGCTTCTCGAACGTGCCTTCGTGCGCGCGCGTGATTGGCTGCTGGGGGGCAACACCGTTCTGCGCGTCGGTGCGGTGCTGCTGTTTCTCGGCCTGGCATTTCTGCTGCGATACGCGTCGGAACGTGTCGTTGTCGCCATCGAATACCGTTATATCGGCGTAACCCTGTCTGCCCTGGCATTGCTGGGACTTGGGTGGTGGTTGCGCGAACGCAAACCCAACTATGCTTTGATCGTCCAGGGAACCGGCGTCGCCATACTCTACCTGACGGTATTCGCCGCCATGCGATTGCATCCCCTGCTGTCGGCACAGGTCGCCTTCTCGCTGTTGGTCGGCATCACGGCTTTCTCTGCCGTACTGGCAGTGGCGCAAAACTCCTTGAGCATGGCCACGGCGGCCGCGCTTGGCGGTTTCTCTGCACCCATCCTGGCATCCACAGGTTCCGGCAACCACGTTGCCCTGTTCAGCTATTTCGTATTGCTCAACACCGGCATCTTTGCCATCGCGTGGTTCAAAGCCTGGCGGCTGTTGAACCTGATCGGCGTTATCGGCACCTTCGGGATCGGCCTTGCGTGGGGTCTGCGCTCGTACGAACCCAGCCTGTACGCCAGCACGCAGCCATTTCTGATCGTCTTCTTCCTGATGTACGTCGCCATCGGTTTGCTGTTTGCACGGCGCAAACTGCTCGACGCGCGTGGCTTCGACGAGGACGTGTCGCGTGACGAGGTTTTGCGTTGGTCGGTTCGCCAGACTGATTACGTCGATGGCAGCGTGCTTTTGGGTGCGCCCATCGTCGGCTTTGGGTTGCAGTACGGCGTTGTGCAGCATATCGAATTCGGCGCCGCGTTCAGCGCCCTGGCAATGGGCCTGTTCTACCTGTTGCTCGCCCGCTGGTTATCCGCTCGCGTGGCCGACCGCGCGATGTTGTTGGTCGAGACCTGCCTCGCACTCGGCGTCGTGTTCGGCACCCTGGCTATCCCACTGGCATTCGATGCCGACTGGACGTCTGCCGCCTGGGCCGTCGAGGGAGCCGGACTCTACTGGTTGGGTGTCAGACAACAACGTATCGTCGCCAGGGTGTTCGCCCTGTTGATGCAGGCCGGTGCAGCGCTCGCTTACCTGAGCACGCTGCAGTTCGGGCAGGACACGTTATTGCAGGGTTCGGCGCTTGGCGCCTTGATGGTGGGTGCAGCGCTGCTGTTCAGCCACGATCTGCTGCGCAGGCGCGGCGCTGATCAATCGCCGCCCTGGGAGTATGCCCTGCTGCCCGCACTGGCAACCGGTGGACTGGCCTTTGTATACCTGATACCACCGCTGAGTTTCGCCACCCAAGGTACACAGATCGGTTGGGCCCTGGCGGGACTGGCAACCCTGCTGGCCGGCCTGAAGATCGGGTCGACCGTCTTCCTCTACGCCGCTTTCGCTATTCAGTTGTTGGCGGGCGTCGTGTTTGCCGCAGGCATCCAGATCAATCCCGACAGCACGGCGTCGGTACTGACGTCGGGTTCCGGCGGCATGCTGTCGGCACTGTTGGTTGGATTCAGCATGATTGCGGGAATGGTCCTCGCCGTGAATCAGCAACTCGTGCTCGGCAACCGCCATCTGCGGTCCGGTCTGGGTGCGGCACTGCTGGTCGGCCTGCTGATCGTCAACCTGGCGGTGCTGTTCGCATTGCCGTGGCGCACGGCAACTGCGGTATGGGGTGGATCGGGCCTGCTGATCATCTGGCTCGGCCTGGCGCTTCAGCATCGTCCGAGCTTTCTGTTCGGACTCGCCCTCGAAGCGGTCGCAGGCGTTGCATTTCTGTCTGACTCGGCCATCCACGACCTCAACTTTTCCACCATTGGACTCAGCCCGCTGGCGCACGCCGGTTTCTGGACACCGGTGGTGCTGGCCCTGGCTGCATTGGTGGGATCACTGCGCCTCTATCGCGCGTCGGTACGTGACCGCGGCGCGACGCTCGGCACGCTGGATCTCGAAAAACTATCCTGGTTGCTGCTGTTGTGGGGAGTCGCCTGGTGGGGTTTCGCCACGGTTACCGAGATCCTTCGCTTTGCGCCCTCCACGTTACATCACGCATTGATACTGATGGCTACCGCCGCCAGCGTCGTTCTGGCGGCATGGTTCGCCCCCCGCTTGCGTTGGCCGGGCTTGGCGGTAGCGAGCCTGGTGCAATTACCGATCGCCATCGCTTCGATCGCCGTGTACTGGCACCTGCTGTATCAACCATTCGCCGACCTCGGCTGGGCCGGCTGGGCCGCTGTGGTGCTTGCGCATTTCTGGTCGCTGCACCGGCTCGAATCGATCCTGCCACGCAGGTTGTTGGCGTGGAGCCATGTCATCGGCGTGTGGCTGATTCTCGCAGTGCTCGCCTTGCAACTGCGCTATGCCTTTTATGCGCTGGCCGAACAATACAACGCCTGGCGCTGGTTGGGTTGGGCCCTGGTACCGAGCATCTATCTGGCCGCGGCGGCCACCCAGCGGCCACTGCCCTGGCCCGTGTCTGCGTGGCCGCGCGAGTACCGCGCCATCGCCGCGCTACCCGTCGCGGTCCTGTTGCTCGGCTGGTTCTGGCTGGTCAACCTGATCAGTGACGGTAGCGCCGAACCCTTGCCCTACGTTCCGGTACTCAACCCGCTGGAGTTGGGCATGCTGCTGGTACTCGCCGCCGTCGTGCGTTGGGTGCCGACGGGTTTCGGCCACAACGAACGCTCGATGCCGATCAGGCGTCGCTGGCTTGAGGTCGCCGTGGGCGCTTCACTGTTCGCGTTGGCGACAATGGCCGTCTTGCGCTCTGCGCACCACTGGGGCGGCGTTGCGTTCGACAGCCAGTCTCTGCTGGCGTCGATGCGCGTTCAAGCAGGACTGTCCATCGTCTGGACACTGATTGCGCTTGGGCTGATGATTGCCGGTCATCTGCGTACGCGCCGCGATGTATGGGTTGTCGGTGCGACACTCATCGCCATCGTCGTCGTCAAACTGTTCTTCGTCGAACTCGGCAACAGCGGTGGCCTGGAGCGTATCGTGTCTTTCATCGGCGTCGGCGTGCTCTTGCTGATCATCGGCTACTTTGCACCGCTGCCACCGCGACTTGCCGACAGCGACGACGCACAAGAACAGAGCAACACAGAGAACACTCAGGCATGA
- a CDS encoding transglutaminase family protein: MNFQIDHSTHYSYSVPVQLGEHLLRFLPSGDNRQWIGDCYVLIEPQPAHVEESVDMWGNRQQWVSFQGETTQLYIQAHLQVTTQLLDFNVYDVWQPLSPDYGGEQVVLGPYLKLLEEPDRLTGFIRPLLNNAGNNLLYFLDGLNHTIHQFYHRGVRIDGPPQRPADTLAMGEGVCRDLTLLFMAACRQVGIATRFASGYQQGDGTRQIRYLHAWPEVYLPGFGWYGFDPTHGTHVGDDHVLVAGAPTAVAVTPVEGGYTFNGPQIDSTLTTEIRINTF; encoded by the coding sequence ATGAATTTCCAGATCGACCATTCAACGCACTACAGCTATTCAGTCCCCGTACAGTTGGGTGAACATCTTTTGCGTTTCCTGCCGTCGGGCGACAACCGGCAATGGATTGGCGACTGCTACGTACTGATCGAGCCGCAACCGGCGCATGTCGAAGAATCCGTCGACATGTGGGGAAATCGCCAGCAGTGGGTATCTTTTCAGGGCGAAACGACGCAGCTCTACATACAGGCGCACCTGCAGGTTACGACGCAACTCCTCGATTTCAATGTCTACGATGTATGGCAGCCGTTGTCGCCGGACTACGGTGGCGAGCAGGTCGTGCTCGGTCCCTATCTGAAGCTGCTGGAAGAACCGGATCGTTTGACCGGGTTCATCAGGCCGTTGCTCAACAACGCAGGCAACAACCTGCTGTATTTTCTCGACGGTCTGAATCATACGATTCATCAGTTCTATCATCGCGGTGTGCGTATCGACGGACCGCCGCAGCGCCCGGCGGATACGCTCGCGATGGGCGAGGGGGTGTGCCGCGATCTTACGCTGTTGTTTATGGCGGCCTGCCGACAGGTCGGTATCGCGACACGCTTTGCCAGTGGGTATCAGCAGGGTGACGGCACTCGCCAGATCAGGTACCTGCACGCCTGGCCCGAGGTCTATCTGCCGGGCTTCGGCTGGTATGGCTTCGATCCAACGCATGGCACGCATGTCGGTGACGACCACGTGTTGGTGGCTGGCGCGCCGACGGCGGTCGCCGTAACGCCGGTGGAAGGCGGCTACACGTTCAATGGCCCGCAGATCGACAGCACCTTGACGACCGAGATACGCATCAACACCTTCTAG
- the modC gene encoding molybdenum ABC transporter ATP-binding protein: protein MSIDVRFRLKRRTGFSLDVSFSAPGRGVTALFGTSGSGKTTVLRCVAGLQRAEGSCEINGDVWQNDAQWIPPHRRPIGYVFQEASLFPHLTVRQNMEFGYRRIPRTERRIAVDDAVALLGIEPLFGRNPGLLSGGERQRVAIARALLTSPRLLLMDEPLSALDHAAKAAIYPYLERIHNELDMPVLYVSHDPDEVARLADRMVLLQNGKVSASGPIGKMMTSLHLPMAAFDDASAVLEGTVSSHDETFHLTNLVVSGNRISVPRADLGVGNHARLRIHARDVSLALNVHHDTSILNVVPAIVDDTHEAGAAQMLVRLRLEDGQTLLARITRRSGLALGVRKGMLIYAQVKSVALIQ, encoded by the coding sequence ATGAGCATTGACGTCCGCTTTCGCCTTAAACGGCGTACCGGATTCTCACTCGACGTCAGCTTCTCCGCACCCGGTCGTGGTGTCACTGCCTTATTCGGCACATCCGGGTCGGGCAAAACCACGGTGCTGCGTTGCGTGGCCGGACTGCAACGCGCCGAAGGCTCATGCGAGATCAACGGCGATGTCTGGCAGAACGACGCGCAATGGATCCCGCCGCACCGGAGGCCGATCGGTTATGTGTTCCAGGAGGCCAGCCTGTTTCCGCACCTGACGGTGCGCCAGAACATGGAGTTCGGTTATCGGCGTATACCGCGAACAGAACGGCGCATCGCGGTAGACGACGCCGTTGCACTGTTGGGCATCGAACCCTTGTTCGGGCGCAACCCCGGTTTGCTGTCGGGTGGTGAGCGGCAGCGGGTGGCCATCGCACGCGCGTTGCTGACCAGCCCGCGCCTGCTGCTGATGGACGAGCCGCTGTCGGCGCTCGACCACGCCGCCAAGGCGGCGATCTATCCGTACTTGGAGCGCATCCACAACGAACTGGACATGCCGGTGTTGTACGTGTCGCACGACCCGGACGAGGTGGCGCGGTTGGCCGACCGCATGGTGCTGTTGCAGAACGGCAAGGTCAGCGCCAGTGGACCGATCGGCAAGATGATGACCAGCCTGCACCTGCCGATGGCCGCGTTCGACGACGCCTCCGCCGTGCTCGAAGGCACGGTGTCTTCACACGACGAGACCTTTCACCTGACCAATCTCGTCGTCAGCGGCAACCGCATCAGCGTGCCGCGGGCCGACCTGGGCGTCGGCAATCATGCACGCCTGCGGATTCACGCCCGCGACGTGAGCCTTGCATTGAATGTGCATCACGACACCAGCATCCTCAACGTGGTGCCGGCGATCGTCGATGATACGCACGAAGCCGGCGCGGCACAGATGCTGGTACGTCTGCGTCTCGAAGACGGGCAAACACTGCTGGCCCGCATCACCCGTCGCTCGGGTCTCGCCTTGGGCGTGCGTAAAGGGATGCTGATCTATGCGCAGGTCAAGAGCGTCGCATTGATCCAGTGA
- the modB gene encoding molybdate ABC transporter permease subunit: protein MTIDWQPVWLTLELATLTTIILLIVGTPLAWWLANTRCMCREWVGAVVALPLVLPPTVLGFYLLLMLGPEGAIGRLTESLGIGTLPFTFAGLVFGSVLYSLPFVVQPVRNAFEAMGPRPMEVAATLRASPLRAFLTVALPLARPGFLTGAVLGFAHTVGEFGVVLMIGGNIPGETKVLSVAIYDHVESLEWDQAHWLAGGMLLFSFIVVVAMYHLERRMRKVGHEH from the coding sequence ATGACTATCGACTGGCAACCGGTATGGTTGACACTCGAACTGGCAACGCTGACGACCATCATCCTGCTGATCGTCGGCACCCCCTTGGCCTGGTGGCTGGCGAACACGCGTTGCATGTGCCGTGAATGGGTCGGTGCCGTGGTCGCCTTGCCGCTGGTTCTGCCACCGACGGTTCTCGGTTTCTATCTGCTGTTGATGCTCGGCCCGGAGGGCGCGATCGGACGCCTCACCGAATCATTGGGCATCGGCACACTGCCTTTCACGTTTGCCGGACTGGTGTTCGGCTCGGTGTTGTACTCGCTGCCCTTCGTCGTTCAACCCGTGCGCAACGCCTTCGAGGCGATGGGACCGCGGCCGATGGAAGTCGCCGCCACCTTGCGCGCCAGTCCTTTGCGCGCATTCCTCACCGTCGCCCTGCCGCTGGCCCGCCCGGGCTTTCTGACCGGTGCCGTGCTGGGTTTTGCACACACGGTCGGTGAGTTCGGCGTCGTGTTGATGATCGGCGGCAACATACCGGGCGAGACCAAGGTACTGTCTGTGGCCATCTACGATCACGTCGAATCGCTGGAGTGGGACCAGGCCCACTGGCTTGCCGGCGGCATGTTGCTGTTCTCGTTTATCGTGGTCGTGGCGATGTATCACCTTGAACGTCGGATGCGCAAGGTGGGTCATGAGCATTGA
- a CDS encoding RnfH family protein yields MHVGVAYADKFKQVWLKLDVPDGCTVREAIERSGLLKQFPELDLDNQSIGVFGKITKLDAKLSDGERVEIYRPITADPETVERRDT; encoded by the coding sequence ATGCACGTCGGTGTCGCCTATGCAGACAAGTTCAAACAGGTCTGGCTCAAACTGGATGTACCGGACGGCTGCACCGTACGCGAAGCGATCGAACGCTCCGGTTTGCTGAAACAGTTCCCGGAGCTCGATCTCGACAATCAATCGATCGGTGTTTTCGGCAAGATCACCAAGCTGGACGCCAAACTGTCTGACGGTGAGCGAGTCGAGATCTATCGTCCGATCACTGCCGATCCCGAAACCGTGGAGCGTCGCGATACCTGA
- a CDS encoding electron transport complex subunit E, whose amino-acid sequence MSDISYRRIAKDGFWDNNVVFAQLLALCPLLAVTSTATNGLGMGLASTAVMVMSGLSVAVLRHIITPEVRIPVFVLIIATLVTLVDMFMNAWMHDLHKVLGLFIPLIVTNCAILGRAEAFASKQSVAPAVFDGLMMGVGFTFALVALGASREVLGAGTLFDNASLLLGQTFAFLELELVPNYGGFLLIALPPGGFLVLGFLLAGKRVLDQRLADAASRREANRPPPDDAVSADAG is encoded by the coding sequence ATGAGCGACATCTCCTACAGACGCATTGCCAAAGACGGGTTTTGGGACAACAACGTCGTGTTCGCCCAGCTCTTGGCCCTGTGCCCCTTGTTGGCGGTAACCAGCACCGCGACCAATGGACTCGGCATGGGACTGGCTTCGACGGCCGTCATGGTGATGTCCGGACTGTCGGTCGCTGTGTTGCGTCACATCATCACACCCGAGGTGCGCATTCCGGTTTTCGTGCTGATCATCGCGACCCTGGTCACGCTGGTCGACATGTTCATGAATGCCTGGATGCATGACTTGCACAAGGTACTGGGCCTGTTCATACCCCTGATCGTGACCAACTGCGCGATTCTCGGTCGTGCCGAGGCCTTCGCATCGAAGCAGTCGGTTGCACCGGCAGTGTTCGACGGCCTGATGATGGGCGTCGGATTCACCTTTGCCCTGGTCGCGCTGGGTGCATCGCGCGAAGTACTCGGAGCCGGCACCTTGTTCGACAATGCATCCTTGCTGCTGGGCCAGACCTTCGCGTTTCTCGAGCTCGAGTTGGTACCCAACTACGGCGGCTTTCTGTTGATCGCGTTGCCGCCGGGCGGCTTTCTCGTGCTCGGTTTTCTGTTGGCCGGCAAACGCGTGCTGGACCAACGTCTGGCAGACGCCGCGTCGCGTCGCGAGGCGAACCGCCCGCCACCGGACGATGCCGTGTCGGCCGATGCAGGCTGA
- the rsxG gene encoding electron transport complex subunit RsxG: MGAVREPSFRKRTGYHAGLLGGFAAMAAAFLIMGNIATRDSIAERQKEDLLATLNQVIPHELYDEGLLDNTLPFEAGKGETLTVYRAVRNESVTAVAYQVTGNGYAGDIDILMGVDAKGALLGVRVVAHAETPGLGDKIEPEKDDWVFDFNGKSLGDPTEDQWAVKKDGGIFDQFSGATITPRAVVSAVRDGLMFFRKHKGELLARAPVVATPTEVKQGS, encoded by the coding sequence ATGGGTGCGGTACGCGAACCGAGCTTTCGCAAACGTACCGGTTACCACGCCGGACTGTTGGGCGGCTTCGCCGCGATGGCGGCTGCCTTTCTGATCATGGGCAACATTGCCACGCGCGACAGCATCGCTGAGCGACAGAAGGAAGACCTGCTGGCAACGCTCAACCAGGTGATTCCGCACGAGCTCTACGACGAAGGGCTACTGGACAACACGCTGCCCTTCGAGGCCGGCAAAGGCGAGACCCTGACCGTGTATCGCGCGGTACGCAACGAATCGGTCACCGCGGTCGCCTACCAGGTAACCGGCAACGGTTATGCCGGCGACATCGACATCCTGATGGGCGTGGACGCCAAGGGTGCCTTGCTCGGTGTACGCGTGGTCGCTCACGCAGAAACCCCGGGCCTCGGCGACAAGATCGAACCGGAGAAAGACGACTGGGTTTTCGATTTCAACGGCAAGTCACTGGGCGACCCGACCGAAGACCAGTGGGCGGTGAAGAAAGACGGCGGCATCTTCGACCAGTTCAGCGGCGCGACCATCACACCGCGTGCCGTAGTCTCGGCGGTGCGCGATGGCCTCATGTTCTTCCGCAAGCACAAAGGTGAACTGTTGGCACGCGCCCCCGTCGTGGCAACCCCAACCGAGGTGAAACAAGGCTCATGA
- a CDS encoding RnfABCDGE type electron transport complex subunit D: MTQVAAVAGPYAHEANHVGRIMGHVMLALMPATLFGLYLFGWPALLLFLVTTLTAVIAEAICLKIAGKPVRLTLMDGSALLTGWLLAMTLPPWAPWWIGVVGSLLAIVVAKQVFGGIGQNLFNPAMVARVALLVSFPVPMTAFLSPTPLFSADAPNFLEALAITFGEAPTIDAVSSASVLGHLRTALTGGESVSQALDGFYNPLAMLWGNAPGSLGETSALLILLGGAWLLYKRIITWHIPVSMLASLFVIATVMHLVDGEHYADGLYHVLSGAALLGAFFIATDLVTSPVTPRGQLLFGAGCGLLVYVIRTWTSYPEGVAFAVMLMNACTPLIDHYLKPRIYGRDRRGEPLTYPDQAEKE; this comes from the coding sequence ATGACGCAGGTCGCCGCTGTCGCCGGGCCTTATGCGCACGAGGCAAACCATGTCGGCCGCATCATGGGCCACGTCATGCTGGCGCTCATGCCGGCGACCTTGTTCGGACTGTACCTGTTCGGCTGGCCGGCGCTGCTGCTGTTTCTGGTCACCACGCTGACCGCGGTGATCGCCGAAGCCATCTGCCTGAAGATTGCCGGCAAGCCCGTAAGACTCACCCTGATGGACGGCTCGGCACTGCTCACCGGCTGGTTGCTGGCAATGACCCTGCCGCCGTGGGCGCCGTGGTGGATCGGCGTGGTCGGTTCGCTGCTGGCGATCGTCGTCGCCAAACAGGTGTTCGGCGGCATCGGTCAGAACCTGTTCAATCCGGCCATGGTGGCGCGCGTCGCACTGCTGGTGTCGTTCCCCGTGCCGATGACCGCATTCTTGAGTCCGACACCGTTGTTCAGCGCCGATGCACCCAACTTTCTCGAAGCCTTGGCGATCACCTTCGGTGAGGCGCCGACGATCGACGCGGTCAGCAGCGCCTCGGTACTGGGCCATCTGCGCACCGCGTTGACCGGCGGGGAAAGCGTTAGCCAGGCGCTCGACGGCTTTTATAATCCGCTCGCCATGCTGTGGGGCAACGCCCCCGGCAGCCTCGGCGAGACATCGGCCCTGCTGATACTGCTCGGCGGCGCCTGGTTGCTCTACAAGCGCATCATCACCTGGCACATCCCGGTCTCGATGCTCGCCTCTTTGTTTGTGATCGCCACTGTCATGCATCTGGTCGACGGCGAACACTACGCCGACGGTCTTTATCATGTGTTGTCGGGTGCCGCGCTGTTGGGCGCCTTCTTCATCGCGACCGACCTGGTGACGTCGCCCGTCACACCGCGCGGCCAGCTGCTGTTCGGCGCGGGCTGCGGCCTGCTGGTTTACGTGATCCGCACCTGGACCAGTTACCCGGAAGGCGTGGCGTTCGCCGTGATGCTGATGAACGCCTGTACGCCGCTGATCGATCACTACCTCAAGCCGCGCATCTATGGCCGCGATCGCCGGGGCGAACCCCTGACCTATCCAGATCAGGCGGAGAAGGAATAA
- the rsxC gene encoding electron transport complex subunit RsxC: MKLFRIRGGVHPDDRKTLSASQPIVTLPMPELLHIPVQQHIGAAAQPAVRRGQIVRKGDLLARNQGAISAPVHAPTSGRIMGIGNFPANHPSGLSVRTITLKPDGEDRWTDKLTPCDDPFALEPAEVAQRVADAGIVGMGGATFPSAVKLNLRDRYRLHTLVINGAECEPYLTCDDRLMQENAAEVIDGIRIMAHALGVSRTLIGIENNKPDAQRLMREAAQAFDGVEVVGLPTRYPMGSEKHLVQTLTGRETPARALTADIGIVVHNVATAYAVHEALRLGYPLVERTVTVSGGAVKNPANLRVLIGTPVSSLLDYCGGTVEEPARMISGGPMMGQPLPSTRVPIVKGSNGVLALTGKETASRPEGACIRCASCVNACPCGLLPLEMAARAKVGDLDGTVKIGLMDCVACGSCSYVCPSNIPLVQYFNYAKGELAARQRSKHKQLETKRLAEQRTARMEEQKRKKREQMEKRKREAAEAKRKKAAAAAQTEANA; this comes from the coding sequence ATGAAACTGTTCCGCATTCGTGGCGGCGTTCATCCAGACGACCGCAAGACACTGTCCGCCAGCCAGCCGATCGTGACGCTGCCAATGCCGGAGCTGCTGCACATTCCGGTGCAACAACATATCGGCGCCGCCGCCCAGCCGGCCGTTCGTCGCGGACAGATAGTACGCAAGGGCGACCTGCTGGCGCGCAACCAGGGCGCGATCTCGGCACCGGTACATGCGCCGACGTCCGGACGCATCATGGGCATCGGCAATTTTCCTGCGAACCATCCATCCGGCCTGTCGGTGCGCACGATCACGCTCAAGCCGGACGGCGAAGACCGTTGGACGGACAAGCTGACGCCGTGCGATGACCCGTTCGCCCTCGAACCCGCAGAGGTCGCACAGCGCGTGGCCGACGCCGGTATCGTCGGCATGGGCGGCGCGACCTTTCCATCGGCCGTCAAGCTCAACCTACGCGACCGTTACCGTCTGCATACCCTGGTGATCAACGGCGCAGAGTGCGAGCCCTATCTGACCTGCGACGATCGCCTGATGCAGGAGAACGCTGCCGAGGTTATCGACGGCATCCGGATCATGGCGCATGCGCTCGGTGTGTCCCGCACGCTGATCGGCATCGAGAACAACAAACCCGATGCGCAGCGATTGATGCGCGAAGCCGCGCAGGCATTCGATGGCGTCGAAGTCGTCGGCCTGCCGACCCGTTACCCGATGGGATCAGAGAAACACCTGGTGCAGACGCTGACCGGTCGTGAGACCCCGGCACGCGCCTTGACCGCTGATATCGGCATCGTGGTGCACAACGTCGCCACCGCTTACGCGGTACATGAGGCACTGCGTCTCGGGTATCCCTTGGTCGAACGTACCGTGACCGTCAGTGGCGGCGCCGTGAAAAACCCGGCCAATCTGCGTGTGCTGATCGGCACGCCGGTTTCAAGTCTGCTGGACTATTGTGGCGGCACCGTCGAAGAGCCTGCCCGCATGATCAGCGGCGGCCCGATGATGGGTCAGCCGCTGCCCAGCACCCGTGTGCCGATCGTCAAAGGCAGCAACGGTGTACTCGCGCTGACCGGCAAAGAAACCGCGTCGCGTCCGGAAGGTGCATGCATCCGCTGCGCATCGTGCGTCAACGCCTGTCCGTGCGGTCTGCTGCCGCTCGAGATGGCGGCGCGCGCCAAGGTCGGCGATCTGGACGGCACGGTCAAGATCGGCCTGATGGACTGCGTGGCGTGTGGCTCGTGCTCATATGTCTGCCCGTCGAATATCCCGTTGGTGCAGTACTTCAACTACGCCAAGGGCGAACTCGCTGCGCGTCAGCGTTCCAAACACAAACAGCTGGAAACCAAGCGCCTGGCCGAACAGCGAACCGCACGCATGGAAGAGCAGAAACGCAAGAAGCGCGAGCAGATGGAAAAACGCAAACGCGAAGCGGCTGAGGCAAAACGCAAGAAGGCAGCGGCCGCAGCACAGACGGAGGCGAATGCATGA